Proteins encoded together in one Bacteroidota bacterium window:
- the rpmA gene encoding 50S ribosomal protein L27: MAHKKGEGKVKNGRESESKRLGVKIYGGQLAIAGNIIVRQRGTRHNPGQNVGIGKDHTLYALVDGIVAFRKKRDNKSYVSVDPIQAD; this comes from the coding sequence ATGGCTCACAAGAAAGGTGAAGGTAAAGTAAAGAACGGCCGCGAATCCGAAAGTAAACGCCTCGGCGTGAAAATCTACGGCGGTCAGCTCGCCATTGCAGGCAACATCATCGTTCGCCAGCGTGGTACACGTCACAATCCCGGTCAGAACGTAGGCATTGGCAAAGACCATACTTTGTATGCACTCGTTGACGGTATTGTTGCTTTCCGCAAAAAACGCGACAACAAGTCGTATGTATCAGTTGATCCCATTCAGGCCGACTAA
- a CDS encoding carboxylesterase family protein, with protein MNKYTLQKLIALAAALWIGISGTAQTCPPGNRFSEQTVCDYDSIRDIPYTQPQFYQETPATLRMDVYLPLFPNGDPLAQRPFVLLIHGGGFQIGGRQQFREECRMFARRGYVAATIDYRLGYECAQGPDEYNKAVYRAVQDARAALRFAASNASNWAINTNWFFIGGASAGAGTALSVIYLSQAEANADFPSIVQNAGPLNAVGNPLTNTYTIRAVYNNWGGIPSSYVSAAESVPMVAFHGDADQTVNIDSEIKANCPGSAPRVVVGSRGLQNILAGYGVCYDLTVKPGGGHGVYRSSLQQIEFRVARASCFFRSIFCNTCTSFYATSTVIPDCSPALRLTGEAETPVVLPVAYPNPVADRLTLSAPTGQPVMCRIFNTAGQCVLEVSTTREIDCSSLSEGAYVLMIADAEKTTPFRFVKLR; from the coding sequence ATGAACAAGTACACACTTCAAAAACTAATTGCACTTGCTGCGGCATTGTGGATTGGAATTTCAGGTACAGCTCAAACCTGTCCTCCGGGTAACCGCTTTAGCGAGCAAACCGTATGCGACTATGACTCCATCAGAGATATTCCCTACACCCAGCCGCAGTTCTATCAGGAAACACCGGCCACGCTCAGGATGGATGTGTATCTGCCCTTATTTCCCAACGGCGATCCGCTTGCGCAACGTCCATTTGTGCTGCTCATACACGGGGGCGGCTTTCAGATTGGCGGCCGTCAGCAATTTCGTGAAGAATGCCGCATGTTTGCACGCCGGGGCTATGTAGCAGCCACCATCGACTACCGGCTTGGCTACGAATGCGCGCAGGGGCCCGATGAATACAACAAGGCGGTTTACCGCGCCGTGCAGGATGCCCGTGCGGCTCTGCGCTTTGCTGCTTCCAACGCCTCAAACTGGGCCATCAACACAAACTGGTTTTTCATTGGCGGTGCCAGTGCGGGCGCAGGCACGGCATTAAGCGTAATCTACCTTTCGCAGGCTGAAGCCAATGCCGATTTTCCTTCAATTGTGCAAAACGCAGGCCCGCTCAATGCCGTGGGCAATCCGCTCACCAATACCTACACCATCAGAGCCGTCTATAACAACTGGGGCGGCATTCCATCAAGCTATGTGAGCGCAGCAGAATCAGTGCCGATGGTGGCTTTTCATGGCGATGCAGACCAGACCGTAAATATTGACTCGGAAATTAAAGCCAATTGCCCCGGCTCTGCGCCGAGAGTAGTTGTGGGCTCGCGCGGATTGCAAAATATACTGGCGGGCTACGGCGTTTGCTACGACCTTACGGTAAAGCCCGGCGGCGGTCATGGTGTGTACCGCTCTTCGTTGCAGCAGATCGAATTCCGTGTGGCGCGGGCTTCGTGTTTCTTCCGCAGCATTTTTTGCAACACCTGCACCAGTTTCTACGCCACATCAACCGTAATTCCTGATTGCTCGCCCGCACTCAGGCTTACTGGTGAGGCAGAAACTCCGGTGGTTTTACCGGTTGCTTATCCAAACCCGGTGGCCGACCGGTTAACACTTTCCGCACCAACCGGGCAACCCGTTATGTGCCGCATTTTCAATACCGCAGGGCAGTGTGTGCTTGAGGTAAGCACAACACGTGAAATAGACTGCAGCAGCCTGAGTGAGGGCGCTTATGTGCTAATGATTGCCGATGCGGAAAAAACCACCCCATTCCGCTTTGTAAAACTCCGGTAA
- a CDS encoding sulfite exporter TauE/SafE family protein — protein sequence MSIIAGILFSLLALLAEIIGTVGGFGSSVFFVPVAGLFFDLHTVLALTALLHVFSNSSKLWLFRGHINRRLLLQFGIPSVALVWLGAELTAHMSSQTATLLLGISIILISLVLLVMPRLKLKAAPGTAIITGGTAGFFAGLVGTGGAIRGLGLAAFGLGKEAFIATSAAIDMGVDLLRAVIYLRFDYMPESGLIWVPVLLLVAMTGSWLGKKLVMRLEETFWRRLLLVLLLMVGIWLVISDYLPQLTAH from the coding sequence ATGAGTATTATTGCCGGCATTCTCTTTTCGCTGCTTGCTCTACTGGCCGAAATTATCGGCACGGTGGGCGGTTTTGGCTCATCGGTATTTTTTGTGCCGGTGGCCGGGCTTTTTTTCGATCTGCATACGGTGCTGGCGCTTACCGCTTTGCTGCATGTGTTCAGCAACAGTTCGAAGCTCTGGTTGTTTCGCGGGCATATAAACCGCAGGCTGCTGTTGCAGTTTGGTATTCCGAGTGTGGCGCTGGTGTGGCTGGGCGCGGAACTTACCGCACACATGAGTTCGCAAACGGCTACGTTGCTGCTGGGCATTTCCATCATTCTCATCAGCCTTGTGCTGCTTGTAATGCCGCGCCTCAAACTTAAAGCGGCCCCGGGAACAGCCATTATTACCGGCGGCACAGCCGGATTTTTTGCCGGACTTGTAGGCACTGGCGGCGCCATTCGCGGACTGGGACTGGCGGCTTTCGGGCTGGGTAAGGAAGCGTTTATTGCCACCTCGGCGGCCATAGACATGGGTGTTGATTTGCTGCGCGCTGTGATTTATCTGCGTTTCGATTACATGCCGGAGTCGGGGCTGATATGGGTGCCGGTGCTTTTGCTGGTGGCAATGACGGGCTCCTGGCTGGGCAAGAAATTAGTGATGCGTCTGGAAGAAACCTTCTGGCGCAGACTCCTGCTCGTTTTGCTGCTGATGGTGGGCATCTGGCTGGTAATTAGTGACTATTTACCACAATTAACGGCACACTGA
- the serS gene encoding serine--tRNA ligase, producing MLQLNFIRDNREETIRRLTKKHVKNAAEVVDAILAKDTERRRAQAESDSLKADANQIARQIGELMKAGKKAEADDAKNKSTVLKETEKKLETVLSTIENELYEILVQLPNLPNEAVPEGRTPEDNAVVFEHGSIPALHEGAVPHWDLAAKYNLIDFELGVKLTGAGFPVYKGKGARLQRALINFFLDRATTAGYLEVQPPILVNKDSGFGTGQLPDKEGQMYFVTEDELYLIPTAEVPITNIYRDVILKAEELPVKNCGYTPCFRREAGSYGKDVRGLNRLHQFDKVEIVQVAHPSASYEVLEEMRHFVAGLLKELNLPFRTLLLCGGDMSFASAKTYDMEVYSAAQQKWLEVSSVSNFESFQSNRLKLRFREGSEKPQLAHTLNGSALALPRIVAALLENNQTPEGIRLPEVLHTYTGFEWIN from the coding sequence ATGCTGCAACTCAATTTTATCCGCGACAACAGGGAAGAAACCATCCGGCGCCTCACCAAAAAACACGTGAAGAACGCTGCCGAAGTTGTTGACGCAATTCTTGCAAAAGACACCGAACGCCGCCGCGCACAGGCCGAATCAGACAGCCTCAAGGCCGATGCCAACCAGATTGCCCGCCAGATTGGTGAGCTGATGAAAGCTGGCAAAAAAGCCGAAGCCGACGACGCCAAAAACAAAAGCACGGTGCTGAAAGAAACCGAGAAAAAACTCGAAACTGTTCTCAGCACCATCGAAAACGAATTGTACGAAATTCTCGTACAGCTGCCCAACCTGCCCAACGAAGCAGTACCCGAAGGCCGCACGCCCGAAGACAATGCCGTGGTGTTTGAGCATGGCAGCATTCCCGCACTGCACGAAGGTGCTGTACCGCACTGGGACCTTGCCGCAAAATACAACCTCATTGATTTTGAGCTTGGCGTAAAACTTACCGGCGCCGGCTTCCCCGTGTATAAAGGCAAAGGTGCCCGCCTGCAACGCGCACTCATCAACTTCTTCCTCGACCGTGCCACTACAGCCGGTTACCTCGAAGTACAGCCGCCCATTCTGGTAAACAAAGACTCCGGATTCGGCACAGGCCAGCTTCCCGATAAAGAAGGACAGATGTACTTTGTAACGGAAGATGAACTCTACCTCATTCCAACCGCCGAAGTGCCCATTACCAATATTTACCGCGACGTGATTCTGAAAGCAGAAGAACTTCCGGTGAAGAACTGCGGCTATACACCCTGCTTCCGCCGCGAAGCCGGTTCATACGGCAAAGATGTGCGCGGCCTGAACCGCCTGCATCAGTTCGATAAAGTGGAAATTGTGCAGGTGGCACATCCTTCAGCCTCTTACGAAGTGCTCGAAGAAATGCGTCACTTCGTGGCCGGCCTGCTTAAAGAACTGAACCTTCCCTTCCGCACCCTGCTGCTTTGCGGCGGCGACATGAGTTTTGCTTCGGCAAAAACGTACGACATGGAAGTGTATTCTGCCGCGCAGCAGAAATGGCTTGAAGTAAGCTCGGTATCAAACTTCGAAAGCTTCCAGAGCAACCGCCTCAAACTGCGTTTCCGCGAAGGAAGCGAAAAACCGCAGCTGGCACACACACTCAACGGCAGCGCACTTGCATTGCCCCGCATTGTGGCCGCATTGCTCGAAAACAACCAGACACCCGAAGGCATACGCCTGCCTGAAGTGCTGCATACCTACACCGGTTTTGAATGGATTAACTGA
- a CDS encoding tetratricopeptide repeat protein, with product MNILRLILLPAMVLFFAPQAALCQPVPPQTVSPDEQLAGQYYAAGEYDKAVVYYEKLYDRNPIALYYNYYLNCLIQTKNFRKAEKVVTRQSKRYPLDLRFRVDMGRVYRAQGDEEKAKKEFNAAINAINSMSSATAVIDLANAFLGLNETQFAIDALKRGRREMGERYSFGNELAEVYFLRKEYALMVNECLDLAAQNSMGERQQVQNRLQAWMDEDREEKVEPALRAELLRRSQKEPDKLIWSEMLMWLFMQQKDFRAAMVQAKAIDKRRRAEGSTVMELAEVARANEEYDAAISGYDYVISLGPAALNYRKARTDRVTVRSEQLTSRSNYTRAELIQLETEMKTTLTELGEDGTTIDLMRSLAHLQAFYLFKTGEAVQLLEKAIALPGVNPEKQAESKLELGDVLLLDGQVWEASLRYSQVEKAFKREPVGQEAKYRNAKVAFYIGDFKWSQVQLNVLKGSTSKLISNDAMYLSILITDNFALDSNPEPLNWFAQADLMLFQNRFEQAGIYLDSVDRMYSTHSIADDVLFLRYRIAIRQQKWSEAATHLNKLLSMYSDDVLADDALFRLAELYEYHLDDKTKAMECYQKLLTQYPGSLFVVDARKRYRELRGDKVAD from the coding sequence GTGAATATACTCAGGTTGATACTGCTGCCCGCCATGGTGCTTTTTTTCGCACCTCAGGCCGCGCTTTGTCAGCCTGTACCTCCGCAAACCGTTTCGCCCGATGAGCAGCTGGCCGGACAATACTACGCTGCCGGCGAGTACGACAAGGCTGTGGTGTATTACGAGAAATTGTACGACCGCAATCCCATTGCGCTTTATTACAATTATTATCTCAACTGCCTCATTCAGACAAAAAACTTCCGCAAGGCCGAGAAGGTTGTGACCCGCCAGAGCAAACGCTATCCGCTCGATCTGCGCTTCCGCGTGGATATGGGGCGTGTGTACCGGGCGCAGGGCGATGAAGAAAAGGCAAAAAAGGAATTCAATGCAGCCATCAACGCCATTAATTCGATGTCGTCTGCCACGGCGGTGATTGATCTTGCCAATGCTTTTCTTGGACTTAATGAAACGCAGTTTGCCATAGATGCACTCAAACGCGGGCGCCGCGAAATGGGCGAACGGTACAGCTTTGGCAACGAACTGGCAGAAGTGTATTTCCTGCGCAAGGAATATGCATTGATGGTGAATGAATGCCTTGATCTGGCTGCGCAGAACTCAATGGGCGAACGGCAGCAGGTGCAAAACAGATTGCAGGCCTGGATGGATGAAGACCGCGAAGAAAAAGTGGAACCTGCGCTGCGCGCTGAATTACTGCGACGCTCGCAGAAAGAACCCGATAAACTGATCTGGTCGGAAATGCTGATGTGGCTGTTTATGCAGCAGAAAGATTTCCGCGCTGCCATGGTGCAGGCAAAAGCCATCGACAAACGCCGCAGGGCGGAAGGCAGCACGGTGATGGAACTTGCCGAGGTGGCACGTGCCAATGAAGAATATGATGCGGCCATTTCTGGCTATGACTATGTGATTTCACTCGGGCCCGCTGCACTAAACTATCGCAAAGCCCGTACCGACAGGGTTACGGTGCGCAGCGAACAACTTACCTCCCGCAGTAACTACACCCGCGCCGAGCTTATCCAGCTCGAAACAGAAATGAAAACCACGCTCACCGAGCTTGGCGAAGACGGCACCACCATTGATCTCATGCGTAGCCTTGCTCACCTGCAGGCATTCTACCTGTTCAAAACCGGCGAAGCCGTGCAGCTGCTCGAAAAAGCCATTGCACTGCCCGGCGTAAACCCCGAAAAACAAGCAGAAAGCAAACTCGAACTCGGCGATGTACTGCTGCTCGACGGGCAGGTGTGGGAAGCCTCGCTGCGCTACTCACAGGTGGAAAAAGCATTCAAACGCGAACCCGTAGGACAAGAGGCAAAATACCGCAACGCAAAAGTGGCCTTCTACATCGGCGATTTTAAATGGTCGCAGGTGCAGCTCAATGTGCTCAAAGGCTCCACATCAAAACTCATTTCAAACGACGCGATGTATTTGTCGATTCTTATTACCGACAATTTCGCGCTCGACAGCAATCCCGAACCGCTCAACTGGTTTGCACAGGCCGACCTCATGCTGTTTCAGAACCGCTTCGAGCAGGCCGGCATTTACCTCGATTCGGTTGACCGAATGTATTCCACCCACTCCATTGCCGACGATGTACTCTTTCTGCGATACCGTATCGCAATACGTCAGCAAAAATGGAGTGAGGCCGCCACGCACCTCAACAAACTACTCAGCATGTACAGCGATGATGTGCTTGCCGACGATGCCCTTTTCCGCCTTGCCGAATTGTACGAGTATCACCTCGACGATAAAACAAAGGCCATGGAATGCTACCAGAAACTGCTCACGCAATATCCCGGCAGTTTGTTTGTGGTAGATGCCCGTAAACGCTACCGCGAACTACGCGGTGATAAAGTTGCCGACTGA
- a CDS encoding DUF4286 family protein — protein sequence MILYNVTINVDDDVHDEWLHWMKTVHVPDVLATGCFMEGRIFRINVEEQQGKSYSFQYRAATIDDYERYKTNHAPALQKDVINRYNGKFVAFRTVLEEVK from the coding sequence ATGATTTTATACAACGTTACCATCAATGTTGATGATGATGTGCACGATGAATGGCTGCACTGGATGAAAACCGTGCATGTGCCTGATGTGCTTGCTACCGGCTGTTTTATGGAAGGCCGCATTTTCCGTATCAACGTGGAAGAACAGCAGGGAAAAAGCTATTCGTTTCAATATCGTGCGGCAACCATTGATGATTACGAGCGTTACAAAACAAACCACGCTCCGGCGCTTCAGAAAGATGTGATAAACCGCTACAACGGAAAATTTGTAGCCTTCCGCACCGTGCTGGAAGAAGTCAAGTAG
- a CDS encoding AAA family ATPase, translated as MYIQSFRLVNFKSFKNSVFHLNEDINLLTGLNNSGKTTVLEALALWHELFTKMIEQQGRTKKKRDGVNIGDYFIAQLAWYFSHHDIECVRITNQNELFHNLDDSQGIELEASLINDNEEKLSIGFRINYSKGNRLSVQLIQQLDIPLFNRFFSGYFPTPINQIYASPVAFIRKLESFETNPRIQRLVSERESAVVLRNRLYNLRTRGNTDWSNYENDLSFVLAGEPNQVSFEFTGDKNSDVEIAVRVSVGNKRIMTELSQMGSGTVQIIEILLAIYERKAAFTLVLLDEPDSHIHRDIQKRLLQTLTDRSSGNQIVLTSHNESLIRSTPPSQVFHVTGAEQSAYYPIIHGYKPKAGGRGFKATPQLKVLQSLGYESTLDFLNAVEADIIFIVEGNTDAYYIDYILNNKYNNRKVRAMYWTCSSLSVMFDRINFYKELFTSIKNKKTLWEKSVLVFDKDFITESQRKKLAARIQKDYKIKTHIWRSRTFEATLLSEPDKFERMLEGFLKTKVKSGSVDLGFLRKTIFNESSILCKIKYQYIKDFNDKGLLKDEIDRVKNLIGEMGIKDVFQGKDGSFAPQFFNEITIDIEAGRLNQIADKDDVAQLIRAICTEFGVTSLPDDINEYFEELVAPIKHDWYKEWDELISLIES; from the coding sequence ATGTATATACAATCCTTTCGGTTAGTCAATTTTAAATCCTTCAAAAATTCAGTTTTTCACCTGAATGAAGATATTAATTTGCTTACCGGTTTAAATAACTCTGGAAAAACCACCGTGCTTGAGGCATTGGCTCTTTGGCATGAGTTATTTACAAAAATGATTGAGCAGCAGGGGCGTACAAAGAAAAAAAGAGATGGAGTAAATATAGGTGACTATTTTATCGCCCAACTAGCTTGGTATTTTTCACATCACGATATAGAATGTGTTCGAATTACTAATCAGAATGAGTTATTTCATAATCTTGATGATTCGCAGGGAATTGAATTAGAAGCCTCGTTAATCAATGACAATGAAGAAAAGTTGAGCATTGGCTTTAGGATAAACTACTCAAAAGGGAATCGTCTTTCCGTACAACTTATTCAGCAACTTGACATTCCCTTGTTTAACCGGTTTTTCTCCGGCTACTTCCCAACCCCGATAAATCAGATTTATGCTTCTCCAGTAGCATTTATTCGAAAGCTAGAATCGTTTGAAACAAACCCTCGCATACAACGTTTGGTAAGCGAAAGAGAATCGGCAGTTGTACTACGAAACCGGCTTTATAATTTACGAACCCGAGGCAATACCGACTGGTCGAATTATGAAAATGATTTATCATTTGTGTTAGCTGGCGAACCGAATCAGGTTTCCTTTGAGTTTACAGGAGACAAAAACAGCGATGTGGAAATTGCTGTGCGCGTAAGTGTGGGTAATAAAAGAATAATGACCGAACTGTCTCAAATGGGAAGCGGTACAGTTCAGATCATCGAAATACTCCTTGCCATTTACGAGCGAAAGGCGGCATTCACACTTGTTTTGCTTGATGAACCTGATTCACATATTCACCGCGACATACAAAAACGCTTATTGCAAACACTTACCGACCGTTCATCTGGCAATCAGATCGTATTAACATCTCACAACGAAAGTCTAATCAGAAGCACTCCTCCTTCACAAGTTTTTCACGTAACCGGAGCAGAGCAATCTGCCTATTATCCCATTATTCATGGATACAAACCAAAAGCCGGAGGACGTGGTTTCAAAGCCACTCCACAGTTAAAAGTACTACAAAGTCTTGGATATGAATCAACGCTTGATTTTCTGAATGCGGTAGAGGCTGATATTATTTTTATTGTAGAAGGTAATACTGATGCATATTATATAGATTATATACTTAATAATAAATACAACAATAGAAAAGTTAGAGCCATGTACTGGACTTGCAGCAGCTTGTCGGTAATGTTTGATAGAATTAACTTCTACAAAGAATTATTTACCTCAATAAAGAATAAAAAAACACTATGGGAGAAATCGGTACTGGTATTCGATAAGGATTTCATTACCGAATCTCAACGCAAGAAATTAGCAGCACGAATTCAGAAAGACTATAAAATAAAAACTCATATTTGGAGGTCAAGAACTTTTGAAGCTACGTTGTTATCAGAACCGGATAAATTTGAGCGGATGCTGGAAGGTTTTTTGAAAACCAAAGTAAAATCAGGCTCAGTGGATCTGGGATTTTTGCGTAAAACTATATTTAATGAATCTTCCATACTATGCAAAATAAAATATCAATACATAAAAGACTTTAATGACAAAGGCTTATTGAAAGATGAAATCGACAGGGTAAAGAATCTGATTGGTGAAATGGGTATAAAAGATGTGTTTCAGGGAAAAGATGGTTCATTTGCACCTCAGTTCTTCAACGAAATTACCATAGATATTGAAGCCGGGCGACTTAACCAGATTGCCGATAAGGACGATGTGGCACAACTAATTAGAGCAATTTGTACAGAATTTGGTGTAACCTCATTACCCGATGACATTAACGAATATTTTGAGGAATTGGTGGCTCCCATAAAACACGACTGGTATAAGGAATGGGACGAATTAATCAGCTTAATTGAAAGCTGA
- the rsmA gene encoding 16S rRNA (adenine(1518)-N(6)/adenine(1519)-N(6))-dimethyltransferase RsmA, translating to MEAVRAKKHLGQHFLRDENIARKIAESLRRNGSYTQVLEIGPGMGVLTKYLLQQPEIETWVAEIDTESVAYLQEHYPALAPRIIAGDFLRMKPEQYFSSNFAVIGNFPYNISSQILFKVLEHRNQVPELVGMFQKEVAERVAEPPGSKTYGILSVLLQAWYKIEYLFTVHENVFSPPPKVKSAVIRLTRNDTVLLGCDEKLFTAVVKAAFNQRRKTIRNAVKAFAIKPGFENHEYFANRAEKLSVADFVALTNMLEVRQPNVK from the coding sequence ATGGAAGCAGTACGCGCAAAAAAACACCTTGGCCAGCATTTTCTGCGCGATGAAAACATTGCCCGCAAAATTGCCGAAAGCCTTCGCCGCAACGGAAGCTATACACAGGTGCTCGAAATAGGGCCCGGCATGGGTGTGCTTACCAAATACCTTTTGCAGCAACCGGAAATTGAAACCTGGGTGGCCGAAATCGATACTGAATCTGTAGCTTATTTACAGGAACATTATCCCGCACTGGCTCCGCGCATTATTGCCGGCGATTTTCTGCGCATGAAACCCGAACAGTATTTCAGCAGCAACTTTGCAGTAATCGGTAATTTCCCCTACAATATTTCTTCGCAAATTCTTTTCAAAGTACTCGAACATCGCAATCAGGTGCCCGAACTGGTGGGCATGTTTCAGAAAGAAGTGGCCGAACGTGTGGCCGAGCCGCCGGGCTCAAAAACGTATGGTATTCTCAGCGTACTGCTTCAGGCCTGGTACAAAATCGAATACCTGTTTACGGTGCATGAAAATGTATTTTCACCGCCACCCAAAGTGAAATCGGCCGTGATCCGGCTTACACGTAACGATACGGTGCTGCTTGGCTGCGATGAAAAACTCTTTACCGCCGTGGTTAAAGCCGCATTTAACCAGCGCCGCAAAACCATACGCAATGCCGTAAAGGCATTTGCCATAAAACCCGGCTTCGAAAACCACGAATACTTTGCCAACCGGGCCGAAAAACTTTCGGTAGCCGATTTTGTGGCGCTCACCAATATGCTTGAGGTGCGGCAACCAAATGTAAAATAA
- the mgtE gene encoding magnesium transporter — MAFQLTDTFLDEIRSALAAGDAEAVRAHFNGLHPADAAEILNGLDTEDTVKAYGLLDDEVAAEALLLLDDDRREEVLEGLSPKEIAEQVIDNLDSDDAAYVLAELPDEQQDEILQHVEDLEQASDIVDLLNFDPDTAGGLMGKETVRVHIDKTVREAVREIRRQAEEVDIVYTIYVVDEDEKLVGLLSLKSLLTKPLNSPVREVCNPNVVSVRTHTPAEEVAKLMDKYDLVVIPVIDSLGRLVGRITFDDVVDLIREENTEDVQKMGGVEALEEPYMSTPFWRMIRKRVGWLVVLFVGETLTATALSFFDDKIQKAVILAVFMPLIISSGGNSGSQATSLIIRALALGEITVRDWWSIVKKEFKSGLVLGLILGIIGFLRIAIWSNFVDDYGPYWFQIALTLGITLTFVVLWGCLTGSLLPLLLKRLGLDPAVSSAPFVATLVDVTGLLIYFSVSVALLEGTLL, encoded by the coding sequence ATGGCCTTTCAGCTCACCGATACTTTTCTCGACGAAATCCGCTCGGCGCTTGCCGCAGGGGATGCAGAAGCGGTGCGTGCGCATTTCAACGGACTGCACCCGGCCGATGCCGCCGAAATCCTGAACGGACTCGACACCGAGGACACGGTAAAAGCCTACGGCCTGCTTGATGACGAAGTAGCTGCCGAAGCACTGCTCCTGCTCGATGACGACCGCCGCGAGGAAGTTCTCGAAGGCCTCTCGCCAAAAGAAATTGCCGAGCAGGTTATTGACAACCTCGACTCCGACGATGCAGCCTACGTACTGGCCGAACTTCCCGACGAGCAGCAGGACGAAATTCTGCAGCACGTAGAAGACCTTGAACAGGCCAGCGACATTGTGGATCTGCTCAACTTCGACCCCGACACAGCCGGCGGTCTCATGGGCAAAGAAACCGTGCGCGTACACATCGACAAAACCGTGCGCGAAGCGGTGCGCGAAATTCGCCGGCAGGCCGAAGAAGTGGATATTGTGTACACCATTTATGTGGTGGACGAAGACGAAAAATTAGTGGGCCTGCTCTCGCTCAAGAGTCTGCTCACCAAACCACTCAATTCGCCAGTGCGTGAAGTGTGCAACCCCAATGTAGTAAGTGTGCGCACACACACACCGGCCGAAGAGGTGGCCAAGCTCATGGATAAATACGACCTGGTGGTGATTCCCGTAATCGACTCGCTGGGCCGTTTGGTAGGCCGCATTACGTTTGACGATGTGGTGGATTTGATTCGTGAAGAGAACACGGAAGACGTGCAGAAAATGGGTGGTGTGGAAGCACTTGAAGAACCCTACATGAGCACGCCCTTCTGGCGAATGATCCGCAAACGTGTAGGCTGGCTGGTAGTGCTGTTTGTGGGCGAAACGCTTACCGCCACGGCACTCAGCTTTTTCGACGACAAAATCCAGAAGGCCGTAATTCTGGCTGTATTCATGCCGCTCATTATTTCGAGTGGCGGAAACAGCGGCTCACAGGCCACCTCGCTCATTATCCGCGCGCTGGCGCTGGGCGAAATCACCGTGCGCGACTGGTGGTCGATTGTGAAGAAGGAATTCAAATCGGGTCTGGTGCTTGGATTGATTCTGGGCATTATCGGTTTTCTGCGCATCGCCATCTGGTCGAATTTTGTGGACGATTACGGGCCATACTGGTTTCAGATAGCCCTTACATTGGGCATCACGCTTACGTTTGTGGTGCTGTGGGGTTGTTTAACGGGCTCGCTGCTGCCGCTGCTGCTCAAACGGCTCGGCCTTGACCCGGCAGTTTCTTCTGCGCCGTTTGTGGCTACCCTGGTTGATGTAACCGGGCTGCTCATTTACTTCTCCGTTTCGGTAGCTTTGCTCGAAGGTACTTTGCTCTGA